The proteins below are encoded in one region of Takifugu rubripes chromosome 1, fTakRub1.2, whole genome shotgun sequence:
- the LOC101072761 gene encoding U3 small nucleolar RNA-associated protein 14 homolog A isoform X2: protein MAKVVEKKSAKRRVKKRSKGIKEKPEVAYDEEEEETITSEEEEEEKDGEDERKHRKLLEAISSLGGPRRKRVAERSEASVQMSEFTVTTAGEAGDQIDLSELIGTVEQTPGGPSKTAKQLKNLQRIKKTIESPLSKQQSQKIQRAVAFQKASAEVSRWSGVIRQHQRAEQLVFPLNQDPSGPKPMEKVVMGWKARTPLEEEIFSLLTANKQPIDDPVLTPADEASVRAMSLEEAKIRRAELQKNRALQSYYEARARREKRIKSKKFHKVQNKGKKKEFLRRFEEMVKTDPAAALEELSKMELARMQERMSLKHQNSGKWARSKAVMAKYDQEARRAMQEQLEVHKELTERVVQKEEEEEEEEEEEKLPEIVNDAEHGGDSSNPWMRGKLTQEPREEQKGDSAELTGQEEQEEQQEEQSVGLQQEEEEQQEEQQEEQEQEEEEEEELLLRQFQSRRKVRQEQFHPGPEEAPLEEAELLDQEHTGDVHLVEAPPPAGAPPPAGAPPPTETVAPVRKRKRRRGIELKEVLTKGTVEVQAPLPLSVEEDQDREEVQDREQVQDQRGLIREAFAGDDVVSDFLKDKTAQEDAAKPKLVDLTLPGWGEWGGVGLQPSRSKRKRFRVRAPPPASRKDTKLPAVIISEKRNGGVGVHQVSTLPFPFENQEQFESTIRVPTGRTWNTERTVRKVTKPRVVTQLGSIIQPMAREELLKDRRQKTVAMATRKL, encoded by the exons ATGGCCAAAGTTGTGGAGAAGAAATCGGCTAAAAGGAGGGTGAAGAAACGGTCGAAGGGGATAAAAGAGAAGCCCGAGGTGGCCtacgatgaagaggaggaggaaacaatcacgagtgaggaggaagaagaggagaaggacggAGAGGATGAACGAAAACACCGGAAGCTGCTGGAAGCCATCAGCTCTCTGGGAG GTCCGAGGAGGAAGCGCGTGGCGGAGCGGTCCGAGGCGTCGGTGCAGATGTCCGAGTTCACGGTCACCACGGCGGGGGAAGCGGGTGACCAGATCGACCTGTCAGAGCTGATCGGCACCGTGGAGCAGACGCCTGGGGGACCGAGCAAAACCGCCAAGCAGCTGAAAAACCTGCAGCGGATCAAGAAGACCATCGAGAGTCCGCTCAGcaagcagcagagccagaagaTCCAGCGGGCCGTGGCGTTCCAGAAGGCCTCGGCAGAAGTGAGCCGCTGGAGCGGCGTCATTAGGCAGCACCAGCGGGCCGAACAGCTGGTCTTCCCGCTGAACCAGGATCCATCAGGACCCAAACCCATGGAGAAGGTGGTGATGGGCTGGAAGGCCCGGACGCCCCTGGAAGAGGAGATCTTCTCCCTGCTGACCGCCAACAAGCAGCCCATCGATGACCCGGTCCTGACGCCTGCCGATGAAGCGTCTGTGCGAGCCATGAGCCTCGAGGAGGCCAAAATCCGGCGGGCTGAGCTTCAGAAGAACCGGGCCCTGCAGTCCTACTACGAAGCCCGGGCCAGGAGAGAGAAACGCATCAAGAGCAAGAAGTTCCACAAAGTCCAGAACAAGGGCAAGAAGAAGGAGTTCCTGAGGCGCTTTGAGGAGATGGTGAAGACGGACCCGGCCGCGgctctggaggagctcagcaAGATGGAGCTGGCCCGGATGCAGGAGAGGATGTCCCTCAAACACCAGAACAGCGGCAAGTGGGCCCGCTCCAAAGCCGTCATGGCCAAGTATGACCAGGAGGCTCGCCGGGCcatgcaggagcagctggaggtccACAAGGAGCTGACGGAGAGGGTggtgcagaaggaggaggaggaggaggaggaggaagaggaggagaagctgcctgAAATAGTGAACGATGCTGAGCACGGAGGTGACTCTTCCAACCCCTGGATGAGAGGAAAACTGACCCAAGAACCACGAGAGGAGCAGAAGGGTGACAGTGCAGAGCTGAccgggcaggaggagcaggaggagcagcaggaggagcag AGTGtcgggctgcagcaggaggaggaggagcagcaggaggagcagcaggaggagcaggagcaggaggaggaggaggaggaggagctgctcctcaggcAGTTccaaagcaggaggaaggtgCGTCAGGAGCAGTTTCACCCAGGACCAGAGGAGGCTCCACTGGAGGAGGCAGAACTTCTGGACCAAGAACACACTGGTGATGTCCACCTGGtggaggccccgcccccagcgggagccccgcccccagcgGGAGCCCCGCCCCCCACAGAAACTGTGGCTCCAGTGCGGAAGAGGAAGAGGCGAAGAGGAATTGAGCTGAaggaagtcctcacaaagggCACAGTGGAGGTTCAGGCCCCCCTGCCTCTGTCCGTAGAGGAGGACCAGGACCGTGAGGAGGTCCAGGACCGtgagcaggtccaggaccaGAGAGGGCTCATCAGGGAGGCCTTCGCTGGTGACGATGTTGTTTCAGACTTTCTGAAGGACAAAACGGCACAAGAAGATGCGGCCAAGCCGAAGCTGGTGGACCTGACGCTGCCGGGCTGGGGCGAGTGGGGAGGGGTGGGGCTTCAACCGTCCCGCTCCAAACGGAAGCGGTTCCGGGTCAGAGCGCCGCCGCCCGCCTCCAGGAAGGACACGAAGCTGCCGGCCGTCATCATCTCGGAGAAGAGAAACGGCGGCGTGGGCGTCCATCAGGTCAGCACGCTGCCCTTCCCCTTTGAGAACCAGGAGCAGTTCGAGAGCACCATCCGGGTCCCCACGGGCCGGACCTGGAACACGGAGCGCACCGTCAGGAAGGTCACCAAGCCCCGCGTGGTCACCCAGCTGGGCTCCATCATCCAGCCCATGGCTCGTGAGGAGCTCCTGAAGGACAGACGGCAGaagactgttgccatggcaacgagGAAGCTGTGA
- the LOC101072761 gene encoding U3 small nucleolar RNA-associated protein 14 homolog A isoform X1: MAKVVEKKSAKRRVKKRSKGIKEKPEVAYDEEEEETITSEEEEEEKDGEDERKHRKLLEAISSLGGPRRKRVAERSEASVQMSEFTVTTAGEAGDQIDLSELIGTVEQTPGGPSKTAKQLKNLQRIKKTIESPLSKQQSQKIQRAVAFQKASAEVSRWSGVIRQHQRAEQLVFPLNQDPSGPKPMEKVVMGWKARTPLEEEIFSLLTANKQPIDDPVLTPADEASVRAMSLEEAKIRRAELQKNRALQSYYEARARREKRIKSKKFHKVQNKGKKKEFLRRFEEMVKTDPAAALEELSKMELARMQERMSLKHQNSGKWARSKAVMAKYDQEARRAMQEQLEVHKELTERVVQKEEEEEEEEEEEKLPEIVNDAEHGGDSSNPWMRGKLTQEPREEQKGDSAELTGQEEQEEQQEEQQEEQQEEQEQEEEEEEELLLRQFQSRRKVRQEQFHPGPEEAPLEEAELLDQEHTGDVHLVEAPPPAGAPPPAGAPPPTETVAPVRKRKRRRGIELKEVLTKGTVEVQAPLPLSVEEDQDREEVQDREQVQDQRGLIREAFAGDDVVSDFLKDKTAQEDAAKPKLVDLTLPGWGEWGGVGLQPSRSKRKRFRVRAPPPASRKDTKLPAVIISEKRNGGVGVHQVSTLPFPFENQEQFESTIRVPTGRTWNTERTVRKVTKPRVVTQLGSIIQPMAREELLKDRRQKTVAMATRKL, translated from the exons ATGGCCAAAGTTGTGGAGAAGAAATCGGCTAAAAGGAGGGTGAAGAAACGGTCGAAGGGGATAAAAGAGAAGCCCGAGGTGGCCtacgatgaagaggaggaggaaacaatcacgagtgaggaggaagaagaggagaaggacggAGAGGATGAACGAAAACACCGGAAGCTGCTGGAAGCCATCAGCTCTCTGGGAG GTCCGAGGAGGAAGCGCGTGGCGGAGCGGTCCGAGGCGTCGGTGCAGATGTCCGAGTTCACGGTCACCACGGCGGGGGAAGCGGGTGACCAGATCGACCTGTCAGAGCTGATCGGCACCGTGGAGCAGACGCCTGGGGGACCGAGCAAAACCGCCAAGCAGCTGAAAAACCTGCAGCGGATCAAGAAGACCATCGAGAGTCCGCTCAGcaagcagcagagccagaagaTCCAGCGGGCCGTGGCGTTCCAGAAGGCCTCGGCAGAAGTGAGCCGCTGGAGCGGCGTCATTAGGCAGCACCAGCGGGCCGAACAGCTGGTCTTCCCGCTGAACCAGGATCCATCAGGACCCAAACCCATGGAGAAGGTGGTGATGGGCTGGAAGGCCCGGACGCCCCTGGAAGAGGAGATCTTCTCCCTGCTGACCGCCAACAAGCAGCCCATCGATGACCCGGTCCTGACGCCTGCCGATGAAGCGTCTGTGCGAGCCATGAGCCTCGAGGAGGCCAAAATCCGGCGGGCTGAGCTTCAGAAGAACCGGGCCCTGCAGTCCTACTACGAAGCCCGGGCCAGGAGAGAGAAACGCATCAAGAGCAAGAAGTTCCACAAAGTCCAGAACAAGGGCAAGAAGAAGGAGTTCCTGAGGCGCTTTGAGGAGATGGTGAAGACGGACCCGGCCGCGgctctggaggagctcagcaAGATGGAGCTGGCCCGGATGCAGGAGAGGATGTCCCTCAAACACCAGAACAGCGGCAAGTGGGCCCGCTCCAAAGCCGTCATGGCCAAGTATGACCAGGAGGCTCGCCGGGCcatgcaggagcagctggaggtccACAAGGAGCTGACGGAGAGGGTggtgcagaaggaggaggaggaggaggaggaggaagaggaggagaagctgcctgAAATAGTGAACGATGCTGAGCACGGAGGTGACTCTTCCAACCCCTGGATGAGAGGAAAACTGACCCAAGAACCACGAGAGGAGCAGAAGGGTGACAGTGCAGAGCTGAccgggcaggaggagcaggaggagcagcaggaggagcag caggaggagcagcaggaggagcaggagcaggaggaggaggaggaggaggagctgctcctcaggcAGTTccaaagcaggaggaaggtgCGTCAGGAGCAGTTTCACCCAGGACCAGAGGAGGCTCCACTGGAGGAGGCAGAACTTCTGGACCAAGAACACACTGGTGATGTCCACCTGGtggaggccccgcccccagcgggagccccgcccccagcgGGAGCCCCGCCCCCCACAGAAACTGTGGCTCCAGTGCGGAAGAGGAAGAGGCGAAGAGGAATTGAGCTGAaggaagtcctcacaaagggCACAGTGGAGGTTCAGGCCCCCCTGCCTCTGTCCGTAGAGGAGGACCAGGACCGTGAGGAGGTCCAGGACCGtgagcaggtccaggaccaGAGAGGGCTCATCAGGGAGGCCTTCGCTGGTGACGATGTTGTTTCAGACTTTCTGAAGGACAAAACGGCACAAGAAGATGCGGCCAAGCCGAAGCTGGTGGACCTGACGCTGCCGGGCTGGGGCGAGTGGGGAGGGGTGGGGCTTCAACCGTCCCGCTCCAAACGGAAGCGGTTCCGGGTCAGAGCGCCGCCGCCCGCCTCCAGGAAGGACACGAAGCTGCCGGCCGTCATCATCTCGGAGAAGAGAAACGGCGGCGTGGGCGTCCATCAGGTCAGCACGCTGCCCTTCCCCTTTGAGAACCAGGAGCAGTTCGAGAGCACCATCCGGGTCCCCACGGGCCGGACCTGGAACACGGAGCGCACCGTCAGGAAGGTCACCAAGCCCCGCGTGGTCACCCAGCTGGGCTCCATCATCCAGCCCATGGCTCGTGAGGAGCTCCTGAAGGACAGACGGCAGaagactgttgccatggcaacgagGAAGCTGTGA
- the insig2 gene encoding insulin-induced gene 2 protein gives MSRTLTAMGDTRASQPWLHRPPRGPYISSITNRTTNLLIRGGVLFSVGVFLALVLNLLQVQRNITLFPPDVLSSIFSSAWWVPPCCGTAAAVIGLLYPTIDRRLGEPHRFKREWSSVMRCVAAFVGINHASAKVDFANNVQLSLTLAALSVGLWWTFDRSRSGFGLGVSIALLATLATQLLVYNGVFQYTSPDFLYIRSWLPCIFFAGVITMGNIGRQLALYEDKFIHEKSHQD, from the exons ATGTCCCGGACCCTGACGGCCATGGGAGACACCAGGGCTTCACAGCCGTGGCTGCACCGTCCTCCACGTGGTCCTTATATCTCCTCCATCACCAACAG AACCACGAACCTGCTGATCCGGGGGGGCGTGCTCTTCTCCGTGGGCGTGTTCCTGGCGCTGGTgctgaacctgctgcaggtgcAGAGGAACATCACCCTCTTCCCTCCTGACGTCCTCAGCAGCATCTTCTCCTCCGCCTGGTGGGTTCCTCCCTGCTGTGGAACGGCCGCAG CCGTCATCGGGCTCCTGTACCCGACCATCGACCGCCGTCTGGGAGAACCTCACAGGTTCAAGCGGGAGTGGTCGAGCGTGATGCGCTGCGTCGCCGCGTTTGTGGGCATCAACCACGCCAGCGCC AAGGTGGACTTTGCCAACAACGTGCAGCTGTCTCTGACGCTGGCGGCGCTCTCCGTCGGGCTGTGGTGGACCTTCGACCGCTCGCGCAGCGGCTTCGGCCTGGGCGTTAGCATCGCGCTGCTAGCTACGTTAGCCACCCAGCTGCTCGTTTACAACGGAGTCTTTCA GTACACGTCGCCGGACTTCCTGTACATACGCTCGTGGTTGCCCTGCATCTTCTTTGCCGGTGTGATAACGATGGGGAACATCGGGCGGCAGCTGGCCCTG TACGAAGATAAATTCATCCATGAGAAGAGTCATCAGGACTGA